The genomic segment CCGGCCAGGGCGTTGTCGCCGAAGACCAGCACGCCGAGGATGCGGTAGTCCCGTACCTGACCGTCGTCGCATTCCAGACTGATGGTGTATTCCTGGTACAGCCCGCCGATACCGACAGCCTCCCCATGGAACTCGACATTTTGAATACGCGGTTTGAAATGGCTGACGAAGCCTTCATAGAAGCGCCGCGTGTTGGCCATGCCGGTGAACTTGCGGCCCGCCGGATAGAAGGTGTAGGCCGGTTCCGCCTCCAGCGTGGCCAGGGTGCCTGCCACGTCGGCGTCACTCTCGGCCTGGGCGTGGCGGTGGGCCAGGGCGACGAACTGTTCCAGGGTCAGGGGCATGAGGGATTCCTCCGTGGCGTTGAAGAACGGGCTAGGGTCTGTTCTCATTCAGTCGGCGGATCGCGTTGCGCCCCAATCCGGATGGATGCAAGGCGGAGGGTGCAGGTAATGGTTGTTCCATTGCCAAGCCCGACAACGCCGCAGACGCCGGATTGGGGCGCAACCCGAAGGGAAGGGGGTGAATCGGGCGCATTGCGGCGTTACTCCCTCCTTGTTGGGGGCGGCCCAACGGTGTCGGTCGCGCCTTGCACTGCACCCGATTCACCCCCTTCGCGACCGTCGCCTGAATGAGAACAGACCCTAGGCCCCGGCTGCCGCGGCGATCTCCGCCAGCCGGGGATTGGTGCGCAGGGTCTGGCCGCCGCTGACCTGGATGTTCTGGCCGGTGACGAAGGAGGACTGGTCGCTGGCCAGCCACACTGCGGCATTGACTACGTCCGAGGCGACGCCGGGACGGCCGAGGGGGATCTGCTTGTTGTAGAGCGCCGCCACCGGCGGGAAGTGCAGCCCCCCGCCGGACATCGGCGTGTCGGCGATGCCGCCCGGCGACAACGAGTTGGCGCGGATGCCCTGATGGCCGAACTCGTGGGCGATGCAGCGGATCACGTGGTCGATGCCGGCCTTGGTGCCCATGTAGGCGGCATGGTGGTCGAACATGATGGTGGCGGTGACCGAGGAGATCTGGATGATGGAGCCACCCTGGGTCATCGCCTTGACCAGGGCCTGGAAGAAGCGGAAGGGACCGATGAACTGGACCTGGGCCATCTGCTCCAGGTCTTCCCGGCTGTGCTCGGTGAAGGGCTTGAGCAGCCCCCAGCCGGTGGCGTTGAGGCCCACGTCGAGGCGACCAAAGCGCTCCAGCGCGGTGGACACCAGGCGTTCCACGTCCGCGTCCCGGGTGATGTCGCAGGGCACAGCGACGGCGCCGATCTCCGCCGCCACCTCGGCCAGCGCTTCCCCGCGGCGACCGCCCACGACGACGCGGGCGCCTTCGGCAACGAAGCGGCGGGCGATGGCATGGCCCAGGTTATTCGGTGCGACGCCCAGCACCACGGCGACCTTGTCTGGTAATTGCATTGTGTTTGTCATGAATGTCGAGCCTCGGGGAGGGGGTGGGCGGGTGAGTTCAGCCCAGCAGGCGGTAGGGGTTGCTGCCGTCCCAGACGGCGGCTTCGGCCGCGCAGCGCTCGTAGTCGGCGACGAAGGCGGGATCGGCCTGCATCAGTTCCACCACCAGGCCCGCGAGGGCCGGGGAGTCCAGGTAGTAGTAGCGGGAATAGGCATTGCTCAGCATGCCGCGTTCCGCCAGGCCGGCAGCCTTGCCCTGAGCCACGGCGGCGTCCAGGTCGGGCACCATGTAGGCCACCTGATGCAGCATCTGGGCATGGGGCGTGTCGTAGAAGGCGCGGTAGGGGGAGATGGCGTCGTTCTTCTGCTGGATCAGTTCGATCTGTACGCCGTTCTGGTAGGACAGCGCCACGTCGATCACGATATCGGCGTCCACGCCCTCGAAGCGGGATTTCAGGGGCACGTTGCGGTAGCCCCACCAGGGGCCGACGCCCAGTTGCTCGACCCAGCATTGCATCGCGGCGTCGATGTCGCGGACGACGAAGCCCCATTGTTTGACGGGGCCGAAGAGTTGCGTGTGCATGGATGGATTCTCCTGTCATGAGTTTGATAGGACCGGCAGCACCTGCGTCTGCAGCAAGCGCAGGGTCTCCCGGCCGATCTCGGGATCGAGGCCCGCCAAGAGCGGGTGGATGTACATCTGGCCGGTGGGGCCGAGGCGGCGAGCCAGGTCGATGCACTGTGCCGGCGTCAGTACCTGGTAAAGGCCCGTGGCCCGCAGATCCTCGGTGCTGTCGAAGTGGCCATAGGGGCCGGGAATATTGCCTTCCCGGTACCAGCGGGCGTAGCAGTTGGTCTCGTGCAGTGCGTGGGGCGCGATGCGTTGCCAGTCGGCCTCCGGGTCTTCGCTGACGAAAATCGCCAGGGGGCCGAACACCGGCTCCGGCGCCACCGGCTTGCCCAGTTGCCGGCAGGTGGCCGCATAGATGTCGTAGAGCCCGCCGATGCCCGGCACGAAGCCGTCGCCCCACTCGGCCGCACGCCGCGCCGCCAGGGGGGTGGCGCCGCCCAGCAGCAGCGGCGGTCCGCCGGCCTGCCAGGGGCACGGCGTGACGCGCACCGTCCGGCCCTGGTAGGCGAAGGGCTCGCCGCACCAGGCCTGGCGCAGCACGGCGATACCTTCCTCGAGCAGGCGGCCCCGCGCGGCGTGGGAACGCCCGAACATCGAAAACTCGCTGGGAAGGAAGCCGGCGACCAGCACCAGTTCCAGGCGGCCCTGGGCGATACGGTCGAGCACCGCCGCATCCTCGGCCAGTCGCAGCGGGTCGTGCAGCGGCAGGATGATGGCCGAGATGCGCAGCCGCAGCCGTTCGGTGCGCGCCGCCACGGCGCCCCCATAGACCAGGGGCGAGGGCAGGTAGCCGTCCTCGGCGCCGTGGTGCTCCGACAGCATGCAATGGTCGAAGCCGAGCGCGTCGGCCATGGCCGCCATCTCCAGGCCGGTGCGGTAGAGCGCCGGATTCTCGCCGGCGAAGGCCGGCGAGCGCAGGTCCAGGCGCAGGATCCATTGAGCCATGTTTTACCCTTGAACGATGTTAACGCGCATGGTTGCCAGGACTACCCCCGGGGATGCCAATGCGCAAAGGCAAATTGAACGCCCCCCACCCCCGTTCCACGGCCGGCTTTGCACAGCCGGCCGGCTTCGGCGGCGCGAAGCCGTGCTTCGCGCAACCCCGCCTACGCCCCCTTCCCGGGGCGGGGCTATTGATCGGCTCGCTACGCTCGATCATTACACTCGGCTCCGTTGGTACTTTTTACGTGAATGCAAAAAAGCAGCTTTTCCGCCGCGCCGCCGCAAGGAAAAGCGGCACGCGGCGCCAGCCGCAAACGGAAGACTGCGGCTACGAAGTTCCCCCAAACATCCGAGCGGAGCGAGCAGATGAGAACCCCCCGCGAGGGGGGCGAAGGGGGGCGAGCATTGCTTCAGCATCAGGCGGCGACCGTGCCGCCGTCCACCGAGAGGAGGGCGCCGTTGACGAAGCGCGCCTCGTCCGAGGCGGCGAAGCAGATCATGTTGGCGATGTCCTCGGGCCGGGCCATGTCCGGCAGCAGCTGCATGTGGCCGATCAGGTCCATCTCGGCGCCCTCGGGAACGGCGAAGGTCTGCAGGAAGGGCGTCGCGGTGCCGCCGGGGCACACCGCATTGACCCGCAGGCCCTTGCGCCCGAATTCCACCGCCATGGACTTGGTGAGGCCGACGAGAGCGTGCTTGGAGGCGGTATAGGCCGGCATGTAGGCCTGCCCCTGCAAGCCGGCGGTGGAGGCGACATTGACGATGTTGCCGCGCCGTGCCAGCAGATGGGGCAGCGCCGCCTGGCTGAGATGGAAGGGGCCGTTGACGTTCACCGCGAAGGCCGCGTTCCAGCTCTCCACGGTTTCCTCGGTGAAGGCCCGGAGCCCGCCCCGGCCGGCGATGTTGCAGAGGACATCCAGGCCGCCGAAGCGGGCCACCGCCTGGTCCACCAGGGCGCGGCACTGGGCCGGCTCGCCGATGTCGCCGGCCGCCGCCTGGGCCTGGCCGCCGGCGGCGCGGATGGCCGCGGCCGTCTCTTCGGCGCCCGCGGCGTTGATGTCGGCGCAGAACACCTTGGCGCCCTCCCGGCCCATGCGCAGGGCCGTGGCCCGGGCCATGCCGGAGGCCGCGCCGGTGATCAGGACTACCTTGTTGTCGAAACGTTGGCTCATTTTGTTTTCTCCTCTTCCGCCGTTTTAAATTAGAGATACGCTGAACAAATCCCAATGCGTCATTCCGGCAAATGCCGGAATCCAGGAATCAACACACTGGACACCGGCTTTCGCCGGTGTGACGGACTTAGTGGTTCCAGGGGGTCACCATCACCTTGCAGTCGGCGCTGGCACCGCGCAGGGTCTCGAATTTCTCCGGCAGGGCATCCAGGTTGATGGTGCCGGTGATCATGGCGCGGGGGCGATGGTCGCCGGCAGCCATCACGTCTGCCGTGTATTGGAAATCCTGCTTGTCGTAGCACATGGAGAACAGCAGCCGCAGCTCCTTGGTCAGGGCGGCCACCGGCACGAAGCTGTCGGGCTCGCCCAGGAAACCCAGGGACACCACGGTACCCAGGGGCTTCACGTAGTCGATGGCCTGGGCAATGGCGCCGGGCAGGCCTACCGCCTCGAACACCACGTCGGGCGCACCGCCCAGGGCTTCCTGGATCGCGGCGCCGGGGTCGGCGACTTCCTTCTGAGCGATGAAATGGGTGGCGCCAACGGCCTGCGCGATGTCGCGACGGCGGCTGGATGCCGCCATCACCGCGACCTTGCTGGCCCCCAGGCGCTGGGCCCAGAAGGCGGTGGCGAGACCGATGGGGCCGGCGCCGGTGATCAGTACCCGGGCGCCGATGGGCAGCGTCGCCTTGCGCACACCCTGTAGCCCCACCGCCAGGGGTTCGATCAGGGCGCCTTCCTCGTCGCTCAAGCCGGCCGGCAACACCACGCAGTCCCGGACACCGACCCGGGAATATTCGGAAAAGCCGTGCACGATGTCGAAGCGGGCCTGGGGGCAGTGGTGGGGCTGGCCGGCGAAGCAGGCCGGGCATTTTCCGCAGCCCACGTAGGGCATCGGGGCGACCCGGTCGCCGAGCTTGATCGAGTCCACCCCGGCGCCCAGCGCCACCACCTCGCCGCAGAACTCGTGGCCGATGATGCTGTCCAGGGGCAGTTGCAGGCCGTGGCCGGAGGTCAGGTGCAGGTCACTGCCGCAGATGCCGGCGCGGCTCACTTTGATCAGCACTTCGCCGGCTTCCGGCACCGGATCGGGCCGGTTCTCGATGACCAGGGTCGGGCCGTTGCCTGCGCCCTTGAATACGGCTGCTTTCATGATCGTTTTCTCCTGACGGCTATGGCGACAGACGCTACTGAATCCCGTCATTCCGGCGCAGGCCGGAATCCAGTGGGCCGCCGACCTGGACCCCGGCCTGCGCCGGGGTGACGGGGGTGGTGTTTCGCGCTTTACGTTCAGACTTCAAGTTCATTGCTCGGAAAGATTGTGTCGCGCGATGTATTCGGCGAAGCGTGCGTGGATGCGGGCCTCGGAAAGTCCGAACTGTTCCGCATCGTATTCGTGGCGGCCGTGCTTGTGTTGGGGATTGCCGGCGATCCACTGGCGCATCCGCTGCGCGGCGTCCTCGCTCAAGGGCAGGCCGAAGTGCCGATAGATGGCTTCGACTACCGCCAGCGGGTCGCGCCGGAAATCGGCGAAGCGCACGTCGAAGAAGCGCTCCGGATGGGCTTCCCGTACCCGCTGGGCGCGCTCGGCGGACCAGGCCCAGAGCTCCAGCTCCCGGGGGCCGAGCAGCGTCGGGTCGGTTTCCCTCCCCTGAAAGAAGTTGCGCGCCGGCCAGATCAGGGCGCAGACGGAGGGGATGCACTTGGCCGGGTCCCGGTGGGTCTGGATGATGCAGGCGTCGGGGAACACCGCCAGCAGCGCGTCGAGATGGGTGATGTGGCCCGGGTTCTTCAGGAGCCAGCGCTGCTGCGGCGCATTGGCGCCGATCAGGCGCAGGTTGTCGGCGTAGCGCCGGTAGCTGGGGGTCTCGTCCTGGTCCCGCCACCAGCGGTCGTAATGAGGCAGGCCCAGGCCCGTGGATGGATAGTGGCTGACGAAGCTCTGGGCCAAGAGGTTCAGGCATTCGTCCACCTCGTCGGCGTTCACCTCGTGGGCCACGCGCAGGGCCGGCACCGCCTGCAGGAAAGCCTCCTGGTTGGCGACGGCGGTGCGGAACAACGGGTTGTCGTCCCAGGTCGCGCGCGGCGGGCGCGGCATCGGCGTGCCGATCAGCCACTGCTCCAGGCCCTGGAACTGGGGGTCCATGGACAGCAGCTTGTGCAGCGCGGTGGTGCCGGTGCGGGGAATGCCGGTGACCACCAGGGGTGCGTGGATGGGCGTCTTCAGGCAGTCGGGGCGTTGTTTCCAGCTGGCCTCGGAATAGGCGCGGCTGATCAGGAGGCTCAGGATCTGCGACGACATCTGCTGGACGTTGCCGGCGTCGATCGGCACGTTGGCGCGGATGGCCTCCACCAGCGCAGTCAGGCCCGGTTCGAAGCCGCTACCGAAGTCCGCGGCAACACCACTCGCACGGCAGGCGGCGGCCGCCTGCGCCAGCAGTTGATCGACACTCGGGTAAGCGATCATGGCGATTGATCCTCTCCCTGAAGCTGATACGCGTCACCCCGGCGTAGGCCGGGGTCCAGGAGTGCCATCGGACGAAGCCCTGGATTCCGGCTTTCGCCGGAATGACGATGGTGTTTCACGGTAACGGTTGGCGTCATGGCCGGCTCCTTACCAGCGCCGGCGCAGCTGGGCGCCGATGCGGCGGGTGCGCAGTTGCTCCGTGCGTTCTTCCGCGCTCACCCGCGGCGTGTCCGCCGGCAGATGCTGGCGCAGTTCGGCGAAGGGCACCGTTTTCAGAGTCGGGATCGGCAGCGCATCGGCCTGGTACCAGCGACCGATGATCATGCCCTGCAGGGTGCCCACCGGGTCCAGCCAATTGGGCACGCCCGGGTCTTCCAGGCTGATCACGGCGCGGAATTTTCCGTCGCCGTCGAGCCGGGCCTGGTGACCGTTGAGGCTGCTCTGGCGCTGCACGAACTCCACCGCGTTCCACAGTTCGTCGTTCAACTGTACGTTCCAGTAGCTGTGGCGGGCCGGCAGCTCGGTTTCCAGGATCAGCGCCTCGTCCGGCGCGAAGCGGAAGATGCCCTGCCAGTAGGACTGGGCCGGTACCGCACCGCCGAAATCGGCCAGCTCGATCTGGTTGATCACGCCCCGCTGTAGCACGGCGTTCTGGTAGTTGAGCCACATCTTCGACAGGCGCTGGGTGAAGCCCGAGAGCAGTGCCCGCATCTGGCAGTCGATGGTTTCCAGGGAGGGGCGGGGCTTCAGGGCCGGCGCGCCGAGGCGCTCGATGGCCAGGCTGGCCTCCCGCTCCACGCCCCAGGCGTAGGAGCGCTGGCGCACCATGACGAATTCCGCTTCCGGATGCAGGGGCCACCAGTTGCCCCGATGGTCGGCGGGGCGCTCGGCGCTGAGGATCACTTCCAGTTCGCCATTGGGACCGAGGGCCAGGTCGTCGGCGTCGAAGTAACCGAAGTTCTTTCCCGGCGCATCGGCCATGCCCATCATGTTGGCGCCGGTGGAGAAGGTCAGGAGTTTCACCGTGCCCCGGTTGCCGACGATGCGATAGGCGCCGTCGCCCCGCACCGGCGCCAGCTGGTAGGTGTCGTCGGGATTGGGCTGCAGCAGATAGACCGAGTTGAGGAAGGGCGCCCAGTCCGGGTGGTCGGCATCGGCCTGGAAGTAGAGGAAATAGCCCTGGGACAGGTTCATCAGCAGCTGCCGGTACAGCTCGGCCCGCAACTGCTCATTGTGCGGTTCGAAGGTCAGGCCGATCAGGTTCTCCGCCGGTTTCAGCAGATCGACATAGTCGGACCAGGGCAGCAGCTTCACGCTCATGAAACCTCCAGCAAGGGGCAGAGCGGATGAGTCTAATGGACAAACGACGCGGTATCGGTGCCGGGTCGGAACCGATTACAAAAGCACAGATGGTGTTACCGGATGGGTACAGCAGGTGAATCCGGGTCTGTCGGAGCGAGGAAGGACGGTGTGCGTACCTCGGAGATGTCCACCGGCTGGGTCGCCATCAGCACGCCGTGCCAGCGGCACTGATTTTCCGGCAGGTCTCGATCTTCCTGGGCCAGCGCATGGACGGCCCGGCTCCATTCTTCGAACATGCTCTCCAGGCGGCGCAAGGAGGCATCGGACAACTTGACCAGCCGGTAACGCCAGCGCACTTCCGGATCATCGAAATCCTTGTTGAAGTGTTGCTTCAGGTGGCGGTCGAAACTGCGCTTGAGGCGGGTGTTGCCGGACCAGTTGATGTGCCGCAGGGAGCGCAGCCGAACTTTGTTTCCGGGCATCAGGTCGATGAAACCCAGCCGGTCCATATAACCCAGGGCCGCCACCAGCTCGTGGTCCGCCAGATCGAACTCGGTCTGGATCTCACTGGGTGTCCAGCCGGCCATCAGCAGGTGCAACAGCACCGCCAGGCTGTGGTGTTCGGCCAGGGCGTTCTCCTGGGCCTCGGACAGTTGCTCATCGCGGGGTGGAGCGTATTGGACCGCCAACTCTGAGAGTTCGAGCAGAGTGACGCCGGCCAGGCGGCACAGCTGTTCGAGCACCGCAAGGTTCAGACCCTTGCCGGACAGATAGCGCTTGACCGTCATCCGGCTGATGTCCAGGGCAACGGCGATGTCTTCATAACGCAGGCCCTGGGCGCGGAACAGGCTTTTCAGGGCGGTGAGCAGCAGGGGGATATCACTATCGGACTTGATTGCTGGCATGGATGTGTGGCTCCCGAAACGGGCAGTATGGATGGCTGTTTCCGGTCAGCGCCAATCGTAATCCCTTTGCCCGGGCAGGGGGCATCGATCGGTTAGAATGGCCGCATCCTGTCGCGGTTCATCCATTTGCTCATGCCTCCCCCAGCTGCCGAACTTTCGCCGCCCCTGGTCCTGACCTTCGCCGCATCGGATCCCACCGGTGGCGCGGGCATTCAGGCCGATGTGCTGACCCTGGCCAGCATGGGCTGCCATCCGCTATCCGTGATAACGGCCCTGACGGTGCAGGATACCGCCGGTGTGGAGTCGGTGCTGGCCATCGACGCCGACTGGGTGGCGGACCAGGCCCGGGCCCTGCTGGAGGATGTGCCCGTGGCCGCCTTCAAGCTGGGCATGATGGGCAGCGTGGAAGTCATCGCTGCCATCGCCGAGATCGTCTCCGATTACCCTGACATTCCCCTGGTCCTGGACCCGGTGCTGGCGTCGGGCCGGGGCGATCAACTGGCCGACGAGGAAATGGTTTCGGCGATGATCGAGCTGCTGCTGCCCCAGGCCTCCATCATCACCCCCAACAGCCTGGAGGCCCGGCGTCTGGCCCTGGACGAGGACAACGAGGACGACCAGCCATCCCTTTCCGAATGTGCCCGGCGCCTGGTGATGGCCGGTTGCGAATACGTGCTGATCACCGGCACCCACGAACAGACGCTTCAGGTGGTGAATGTGCTCTACGGCCCCCGGGGCCAGTTGCGGGCCGACCGTTGGGATCGCCTGCCCGGTAGCTACCATGGCTCGGGCTGTACCCTGGCCTCGGCCATTGCCGCCAATCTGGCGCTGGGCGTGGATATCGAGGAGGCGGTACGGGAAGCTCAGGAATTCACCTGGCAGGCCCTGGCCGCCGGCTTCCGGCCTGGCATGGGGCAGTACATTCCGGACCGGCTGTTCTGGGCCAGGAGCGAGGACGATCCCATTGGGGAAGAAAAACCATGAGTGCCGTCCATCGCGAGGCCCTGCGTGGCCTGTACACCATCACGCCAGATGACATGCTGCTGCCCCGTTTGTCAGCCATGGTGAGCATGGCACTGCGGGGGGGCTGTCGCCTGATCCAGTACCGCAACAAGGTGGCGCCCGCTCCCCTGCAGCGGGCACAGGCGGCCGACCTGCTGCGCCTTTGTCGTGCGGTCGGTGCTCTGTTGATTGTCAATGACGACCTGCACCTGGCCCTGGAAATTGGCGCCGATGGCGTGCATCTGGGCGATGATGACGGAGATCTGGTGGCTGCTCGGAAGGCACTGGGCAGGGAGCGACTTCTTGGAGTGTCCTGTTATTCCAGCCTGGATCGGGTCGAAACTGCGGCCCGGGTTGGTGCCGACTATGTGGGTATCGGCAGTGTCTATGCTTCTGCCACCAAGCCTCAGGCGGTGCGAGCGTCCCTGGATCTGCTGGGGGAGGTTCGTCGCCGTTTCGGTCTACCCGTGGCGGCCATCGGCGGCATCACACTGGACAACGCCCCCGAAGCCATCGCGGCCGGTGCCGACATGGTGGCTGTGATCGGTGATCTCTTTGATGCCATGGACATTTCCGCCCGGGCGGAAGCGTTTCAGGGATTGTTCAACCACGGCATGCCTGTCAGCCCTTGAGGCCATGGTGTGTCGAATCAAGTAGCGGAGTTTTCGACGTGACCAAGAACCAAGAGCTTTTTGCTCGCGCCCAGCGCACCATTCCCGGTGGCGTCAATTCCCCGGTGCGGGCCTTCCGCGCTGTGGGCGGCACCCCCTGCTTCTTCAGTCGAGGTGAAGGGGCCTATGCCTGGGACGCGGACGGCAAGCGTTACATCGATTACGTGGGCTCCTGGGGCCCGTTGATCCTGGGGCATGCCGATCCCGAGGTGGTGGCCGCCGTGCAGCAGGCGGCGGCGCGAGGACTGTCCTTCGGCGCGCCCACCGAGGGTGAGATTGATCTGGCGGAACTGCTGATCAAGCTGGTGCCCAGCATGGACATGGTGCGTCTGGTGTCCTCCGGCACCGAGGCGACCATGAGCGCCATTCGCCTGGCCCGGGGCTATACGGAGCGGGATCTGATCATCAAGTTCGAGGGTTGCTACCATGGCCATGCCGACAGCCTGCTGGTGAAGGCCGGCTCCGGTGCCCTGACCTTCGGCAATCCTTCCTCCGGTGGGGTGCCGGCGGATCTGGCCCAGCATACCTTAGTGCTGCAATACAACGATCCGGCCCAACTGGCTGAAGCCTTTGATCATCACGGCGAGCGTATCGCCTGCGTCATCGTCGAGCCGGTGGCGGGCAACATGAACCTGATTGCGCCGACTCAGGAATTCCTCAAGGCCATGCGGGAGCTGACCCACAAGCATGGCGCCCTGCTGATTTTCGACGAGGTGATGACAGGCTTTCGCGTCGGCCTGGGGTCCGCCCAGGGCCTCTTCGGCATCACGCCGGACCTGTCCACCTTTGGCAAGATTGTGGGTGGCGGCATGCCCCTGGGAGCATTCGGTGGCCGGCGTGATGTGATGGAGAAAATCGCCCCCCTGGGGCCGGTCTATCAGGCCGGTACTCTCTCGGGCAATCCTCTGTCGGTGGCTGCGGGCCTGGTGACTCTGAGGAAAATCCAGGCCCCCGGCTTCTACGACACCCTGGGGGCACGCACTCGTGCACTCACCGAGGGGCTTACCGCCGCCGCGGCGAAGCATGGTGTGCAGTTCTGCGCCCAGGCGGTGGGAGGGATGTTCGGCCTGTATTTTGCCGCCACGCCGCCCCGTAGTTACGTCGAGATGATGGCCAGCGATCGGGAGGCCTTCAACCGTTTTTTCCACGCAATGCTGGAAGCCGGGGTGTATTTCGCCCCTGCGGCCTTCGAGGCGGGATTCGTTTCCATCACCCATTCGGATGCCGACATCGCTGCCACGGTGGCGGCGGCGGACGCCTGGTTCGCTCAGGGCTGATCGTTCTCGCATGACGCCCCTGTCCGCCTGGTTGGTGTTGTTTCTCGCCGGCCTGTGCGAGGTGGGTTGGGCGGTGGGTCTCAAATATGTGGAGGGATTCAGCCGGCCCCTGCCTTCCATCATCACTCTGGTGCTGATGGCGGCTTCGGTGCTGATGCTGGGGTGGTCCCTCCGGGTGCTGCCCCTGGGAACAGCCTATGCAGTGTGGACCGGTATCGGTGCCGTGGGTACGGCTCTGCTGGGAATGGTCCTGTTTGGCGAGTCCCGCGAGGTGGCCCGCCTGGTCTGCATCGGCCTGATCGTGGCGGGGATCGTGGGCCTGAAACTGGTGACCCGGGACTGATCAGTCGCCGAGGCGCGAGGCGTTACCCCGCGCCATTCCCGCTTATTTCCTGGCCGGAGGCTGTAGATGGGCAACGCCGCCGTAGCTGCCGATCCAGAGATCACCCGACGGGCCGGTGGCCATGGCGAAGATGTTGTCGGCGAACAAGCCGTCGGCAGTGGTCATGGCCTTGGTGAATTTGCCATCCTGCCACTGAGTCAGGCCGCTGTTGGTGCCGATCCAGAGGGTACCCTTGGGATCCCTCTGGAGCATGAAAACGTGATTGCCGGGCAGGCCGTCGGCCTTGGTGTAGCTGACCCATTTCGTGCCATCGAAGCGTGACAGCCCGCCGCCCCAGGTGCCGGCCCAGACGGTGCCCTGGGCATCCACTTCCAGGGACACCACGTAGTTCGGGTTGTAGGCCACGTCGACGCCCTGCAAGCCCATCTCCTGCTTCTGCTTGGCATGGTGCATGGACTGCTTGCTGGGGTCGTTCTTGAAGGCGATGTCGGACTTCACTTTGTCATAGTCGGCGCCCAGTCCGCGCTTGTGGTTCCAGTTCTCCCACTTGTTGTTGGCAAAGCGGGCCATGCCGCCTTCCGTCGCCAGCCAGATGTCGCCGTTCTTGCCCTCTGCCAGACCGTAGATCCAGTCATTGGGGACGCCACCCTTGGTGTTCTCCACCGTGTAGAGATCCCACTTGCTGCGATCGTCCAGAGCCCCTCCCCGCACCCGGTTGGCGCCCGACCAGGTGGCGATCCAGATGTCGCCGTTCTTGGCGGTCATCACTTCATAGACGAAGGCATCGCCCAGGCCCTCGGGGATGTTGTAGGTTTTCCACTTGCCGGTTTTCTCGTCCAGCAGGGAGAGACCTCCACCATAGGTGCCGGCGGCGATCTGGCCCTTGATCCGGCCCACATAGAAGACACCGTTGGAGAGCAGGCCGTTGCGGGCGTCGTAGAGCTTGAAGCTGTCGTCCCGGGTGTCATAACGCACCAGGCCGCCCGAGGTGCCGACCCACAGCACCTTGTCCTCCAGATACATGGACTTGACGTTCTTGTTGCCAACCCGGAAGTGGGTAAATTTGGCATTGGGATCCACCACCACCTTGCCTTCCCGCTGGGGCGGCGGAACCTCGGGGTGCTGTCCCATGCCCGACATCATCGGATGCTTGGATTCTGAGAGGCCGAGGGGCTTGTTAGGTGCGGCCGGGCTGTCGCCGGCACTGGCGGAGACGAAGCTCAGTGCGCACAGCAGGGCCAGTAGTCCGTGGGCGAGAAGAAGGGGGCGCTTGGTCACGTTGTGATTCCTATCAGGCATGGCAGCGGTTATTGGGGGGCGATGCGAACGACGC from the Denitratisoma oestradiolicum genome contains:
- a CDS encoding helix-turn-helix domain-containing protein, which encodes MPAIKSDSDIPLLLTALKSLFRAQGLRYEDIAVALDISRMTVKRYLSGKGLNLAVLEQLCRLAGVTLLELSELAVQYAPPRDEQLSEAQENALAEHHSLAVLLHLLMAGWTPSEIQTEFDLADHELVAALGYMDRLGFIDLMPGNKVRLRSLRHINWSGNTRLKRSFDRHLKQHFNKDFDDPEVRWRYRLVKLSDASLRRLESMFEEWSRAVHALAQEDRDLPENQCRWHGVLMATQPVDISEVRTPSFLAPTDPDSPAVPIR
- the thiD gene encoding bifunctional hydroxymethylpyrimidine kinase/phosphomethylpyrimidine kinase; the encoded protein is MPPPAAELSPPLVLTFAASDPTGGAGIQADVLTLASMGCHPLSVITALTVQDTAGVESVLAIDADWVADQARALLEDVPVAAFKLGMMGSVEVIAAIAEIVSDYPDIPLVLDPVLASGRGDQLADEEMVSAMIELLLPQASIITPNSLEARRLALDEDNEDDQPSLSECARRLVMAGCEYVLITGTHEQTLQVVNVLYGPRGQLRADRWDRLPGSYHGSGCTLASAIAANLALGVDIEEAVREAQEFTWQALAAGFRPGMGQYIPDRLFWARSEDDPIGEEKP
- the thiE gene encoding thiamine phosphate synthase, with the protein product MSAVHREALRGLYTITPDDMLLPRLSAMVSMALRGGCRLIQYRNKVAPAPLQRAQAADLLRLCRAVGALLIVNDDLHLALEIGADGVHLGDDDGDLVAARKALGRERLLGVSCYSSLDRVETAARVGADYVGIGSVYASATKPQAVRASLDLLGEVRRRFGLPVAAIGGITLDNAPEAIAAGADMVAVIGDLFDAMDISARAEAFQGLFNHGMPVSP
- the hemL gene encoding glutamate-1-semialdehyde 2,1-aminomutase, whose translation is MTKNQELFARAQRTIPGGVNSPVRAFRAVGGTPCFFSRGEGAYAWDADGKRYIDYVGSWGPLILGHADPEVVAAVQQAAARGLSFGAPTEGEIDLAELLIKLVPSMDMVRLVSSGTEATMSAIRLARGYTERDLIIKFEGCYHGHADSLLVKAGSGALTFGNPSSGGVPADLAQHTLVLQYNDPAQLAEAFDHHGERIACVIVEPVAGNMNLIAPTQEFLKAMRELTHKHGALLIFDEVMTGFRVGLGSAQGLFGITPDLSTFGKIVGGGMPLGAFGGRRDVMEKIAPLGPVYQAGTLSGNPLSVAAGLVTLRKIQAPGFYDTLGARTRALTEGLTAAAAKHGVQFCAQAVGGMFGLYFAATPPRSYVEMMASDREAFNRFFHAMLEAGVYFAPAAFEAGFVSITHSDADIAATVAAADAWFAQG
- the sugE gene encoding quaternary ammonium compound efflux SMR transporter SugE: MTPLSAWLVLFLAGLCEVGWAVGLKYVEGFSRPLPSIITLVLMAASVLMLGWSLRVLPLGTAYAVWTGIGAVGTALLGMVLFGESREVARLVCIGLIVAGIVGLKLVTRD
- a CDS encoding ligand-binding sensor domain-containing protein; protein product: MTKRPLLLAHGLLALLCALSFVSASAGDSPAAPNKPLGLSESKHPMMSGMGQHPEVPPPQREGKVVVDPNAKFTHFRVGNKNVKSMYLEDKVLWVGTSGGLVRYDTRDDSFKLYDARNGLLSNGVFYVGRIKGQIAAGTYGGGLSLLDEKTGKWKTYNIPEGLGDAFVYEVMTAKNGDIWIATWSGANRVRGGALDDRSKWDLYTVENTKGGVPNDWIYGLAEGKNGDIWLATEGGMARFANNKWENWNHKRGLGADYDKVKSDIAFKNDPSKQSMHHAKQKQEMGLQGVDVAYNPNYVVSLEVDAQGTVWAGTWGGGLSRFDGTKWVSYTKADGLPGNHVFMLQRDPKGTLWIGTNSGLTQWQDGKFTKAMTTADGLFADNIFAMATGPSGDLWIGSYGGVAHLQPPARK